The Methanoplanus sp. FWC-SCC4 genome has a window encoding:
- the tfrA gene encoding fumarate reductase (CoM/CoB) subunit TfrA, giving the protein MHTDNVVDCHVLVIGSGGAGARAAIEASKYGHTILVSRSITGKGGCTPMAEGGYNAVINSEDSCNLHEGDTLKGGAYLNDPELVKILVEESPERMSDLVNWGAVFDVTAERELAQRPFGGQKFPRTCYAGDRTGHEMMMTLIEQLRVSDVELVQEVTIIDLLKDGDIVSGAIGLDRRGGMIVFRADATVVATGGLGQIYDVCTNCATGNGQGYAFSYRAGAELIDMEMVQFHPTGAVYPYDARGRLITEAVRGEGGLLKNSKGERFMEKYDPERMELSTRDVVARSIATEILEGKGTKNGGVFLDVTHLLPEEIEKRLPVMLEQFLNYGVDIRKEPMEVAPTAHHMMGGLRITPDCMTTKKGLYACGEVTGGIHGANRLGGNSLADTQVFGKRAGESAGKTVNRDIVIDTEQIKAQRERLKRFAEGDVNPAEIRHALRKVMWKGAGIFRTKEGLQNAKSEIDALRTLKPKAVTPQNYAECCILEDMLTVAAMVVESALIRKESRGAHLRKDVPTEWKPEKSPYGHTFQSLKGSGVEKREAA; this is encoded by the coding sequence ATGCATACAGACAATGTGGTTGACTGCCACGTTCTTGTTATCGGAAGCGGAGGTGCGGGGGCACGCGCCGCAATTGAGGCCTCTAAGTATGGGCACACCATACTTGTTTCAAGATCGATTACAGGAAAGGGCGGATGCACACCTATGGCGGAAGGCGGGTACAATGCCGTAATAAACAGCGAGGATTCCTGCAATTTACATGAAGGGGACACGCTCAAAGGCGGTGCTTACCTAAATGACCCTGAACTTGTAAAAATTCTCGTTGAAGAGTCGCCTGAGCGTATGAGCGATCTCGTAAACTGGGGCGCGGTTTTTGATGTGACAGCTGAAAGGGAGCTTGCGCAGAGACCGTTTGGGGGACAGAAATTCCCACGCACCTGCTATGCGGGAGACCGCACGGGCCACGAGATGATGATGACTTTAATAGAGCAGCTCAGGGTAAGCGATGTTGAGCTGGTCCAGGAGGTAACAATTATCGATCTTTTAAAAGACGGCGATATTGTTTCAGGTGCAATCGGTCTTGACAGAAGGGGCGGAATGATTGTATTCCGTGCTGATGCGACTGTTGTTGCAACAGGGGGGCTTGGTCAGATTTACGATGTCTGCACAAACTGTGCGACGGGAAACGGGCAGGGCTATGCATTTTCATACCGTGCCGGAGCAGAGCTTATTGATATGGAGATGGTTCAGTTTCACCCGACAGGTGCCGTTTATCCGTATGATGCAAGGGGAAGGCTGATTACAGAGGCTGTAAGAGGCGAAGGAGGGCTTTTGAAAAATTCCAAAGGAGAGCGCTTCATGGAGAAGTATGATCCTGAAAGGATGGAGCTTTCAACCCGTGATGTTGTCGCACGCTCTATTGCCACCGAAATCCTTGAAGGCAAAGGGACAAAAAACGGGGGTGTCTTTCTGGATGTGACGCATCTTTTGCCTGAAGAGATTGAAAAGCGGCTTCCTGTTATGCTTGAGCAGTTTTTGAACTACGGTGTCGATATCAGAAAAGAGCCGATGGAGGTTGCACCAACAGCCCATCATATGATGGGTGGTCTGAGGATTACACCTGACTGTATGACAACAAAGAAAGGACTCTACGCCTGCGGTGAGGTGACAGGAGGTATTCACGGGGCAAACAGGCTCGGTGGCAATTCGCTTGCAGATACCCAGGTATTTGGGAAGCGTGCGGGAGAATCTGCCGGAAAGACCGTGAATCGTGACATAGTCATTGATACAGAGCAGATAAAGGCACAAAGAGAGAGGCTGAAGAGGTTCGCCGAAGGTGATGTGAACCCCGCAGAGATAAGGCATGCACTCAGGAAGGTAATGTGGAAGGGTGCCGGCATCTTCCGTACAAAAGAAGGGCTTCAAAATGCCAAATCAGAGATAGATGCTCTGAGGACTTTAAAACCAAAGGCTGTCACTCCCCAGAACTACGCTGAATGCTGTATTCTTGAGGATATGCTAACGGTTGCGGCAATGGTCGTTGAAAGCGCCCTTATCAGGAAGGAGTCCCGCGGAGCCCATTTAAGAAAGGACGTTCCGACAGAATGGAAACCGGAAAAATCACCGTACGGACATACCTTTCAGTCGCTGAAAGGGTCGGGAGTTGAAAAGAGGGAGGCGGCTTAA